The bacterium genome contains the following window.
CCCGAATTATGATGGCACACTGCGGAATGTAGTCATTACTGCGAGTTATAACTCTGCCATTGGCTCAGATTCTGGGACATATCGTGTAGATGAACCACCGAAAATTATCCGCACCCCAGAAACTATTGCCTTAGGTTCACAAAGTCAACCTGCCAACCAACCATTGACTATCGCCGCAACCATTACTGATAATACCGCAGTTACTAATGCCACCTTATTCTATCGACATTCGGGAACACTAACCAGCTATTCTCAGCTGACTATGACTCATATGGGTAATAACCTGTATAAAACAACTATCCCAGCCGCAAGTGTTAATTACCCGGGCGTGGATTACTATATCACTGCCTCAGATGGTAGATTAGTCGCTTCAGACCCAAAAAACAATCCTGAAATCTACCCATATCAGATTGCGGTATATCCTAATGAAAAACCAGTGATTATACATACCCCTGTTTCTGGAGCGTTAATTAACTCATCAGTAACTATTACTGCCTATGCTACGGATACCACAGATTATGTTACTTCGGTAACCTTATCCTATCGTATCAAGGGTTATGTGCTTTATGAGAATGTAGTTATGACTAAGGCAGGTAATACTTATACCGCTACCATACCGGCGAATAAGATGACCTTTGTCGGGGTCGAATACTATATTGTCGCGATGGACAATTATGGTTTGCGGGCATATCACGGCACAGATGTTAATCCACACTACATTCGTCCCAATGTTCCACCGAGTATAACCATTACCGCACCACCAGCACAAGGGGCTTATGCTACCAGTTCTTATACCATCGCCTGGGTAGATGCTGACCCGGATAATGATGCCCAAATATCACTCTACTATGATACCAATAACACTAACTATGACGGCTCAACTATCACTACTGGACTTTCTGAGGATAGCAGTATCAATAGCTATATCTGGAATCTCTCAACTATCCCCGAAGGTAGTTACTATATCTATGCCTTGATAGATGATGGCACTAATACACCCGTCTATGACTACAGCAATGGACCATTAAATATTGATCATTCACTACCACGAGCAACCATTACTACCACCCCTGCCTCACCAATTACTGCTGCTGGGACAGTCTATGTTATCTTAACTGCCTCAGAAAAATTATCTGCCGTCTCACTGACATTTACTCCCTATGGTAAATCACCTCTCTCTATACCGTTGACTACCACGGATTATATCACCTGGCAAGGTAATTTCCAGGTTACTCTTTATACTGGCGATGGAATAGGCACATTTAACTATTCCTTGAAAGATTTATTCAATAATATTGTTACCGGAAGCCAAACTTTTGAGATAGATGTTTCAGGGGTAATATTTACGCAGTCAAATTATACCTTCAATGTTGAGAAGGACTATAATCAGCAGGGATTGGTTAGGGTTAAGAATATCGATAATGAGCCACACCAATTCTTCGCAGAATCTATTAATGTCCCTAAACCAATAGCGGTAAATTTTATGGGTGATGGTTCTGTGGATAATCCGATTACCTTACAGCCCGGGGAAGAGACAAATCTTATTCTATCAATGCATACCCAATATGCCACGAAAACAAATTACTCCCTCGGCGGTAACTTGACCAATGATAAAGGGTTAATCTCGCATACGACAATAAATATTAATGTTCGCCTGCCCGAGGTTAGATTTACGGTTAGTCTTATCAGTGAAGACCCAATGACATTAGCCAAAACCTATAGAATTACCAATACGGGTGCTGACCCAATTCCGGATTTAACCATTGACCTCGGTGCACTTAAAGATAAGGTGATTATGCATCCGTTACTCTATTCGCTATACTTAGGCACATCGAGTTCAGTTGAATTTAAGCTCATCCCCATTATCACTGAGACTTTTAGTGGGCTATCTGGCACCTGGAGTGTGAGTAGTGGAGATAAGGTGGTGGAGGTTCTTACTACCTGGCAGGTTACAGGAACCATCTATAAGGTAACATTAAATCAGCCCAAACTCGTCTTTGATATTAATTATCTATATCAATATGAATTAGAACAACATAAAGTAATAGTGGGATATTGTCCTAATGGAGCACCAATCTGGGGATGGGTAGCAGACCCGAGGTTAATTAAGAGCATTGACCCATTCTATATACCAACAGGATTTGGAACTTCAAATGTCAAAAGTGCAAACTTGAGTATGCATTTTACAGAAGGAAATATTGAGCAAAATCGCAATACCTATATCTATATGAATAATAATGAAGTGGGTAGATTAATAAATGTTAATCCGGAAGGGTATTATACATTTCCAGTTGCGCCAGACTATTTTATGTATCCCGACCCGTATGTTGGTAATCGCCGCAATGAGATTAGTATGGAGACAGATATAAATCCTGCTCATTTAGCCTGGGTAGGTAATTTCAGGGTTACCATACTCTTAGATAAGTTTGAGGTGTATGTTATTGCTACAAGTTCAGCGGCGGCTACCGCTACTGCCTGGGCATTACCCTATGTGCATCATAATTCAGACCAACTATTTGTCAATATTACTCAACCACCAGAGGGATTTGAGTATAAGATAGGTGCGAAGGTGCAGATTAAGGCTGAGGTAAAGGATGAGCATGACATCTTCCAGTGGCTCTGCAATGTCTGTGTAAGTTTTACCAATAGCACCCAAACACTGAATTTATACGATGATGGCATGCATAATGATGCCGGTGTAAATGACGGTATTTATGCCAACTACTGGTATCCTGCCAATGAAGGTAGTGTTACTATCACCGTGGTGGCGAATAACTGTAAGACACAGGCGACTGCGACAGTTAGTGGCAATATTATTGGCAATCGACCGCCGAGCATAGACATTCTTACCCCTACTGAATTACAAACATTACAAGGAACTACCACTATCTCGTATCAAGCCACAGACCCAGATGGCGATAGTTTATATTTCTATATCTATTATAGTGCCTCCTCGATTGGTCCCTGGAATCTGTTCTACAGTGGCGTAAATACTGTCTATCTCTGGAATACTAATATCCTGGAAAATGGTATTTACTATATTCGGGTAGTAGCCAGTGACCCTAACGGATTGACAGGCTCAGATACCGTCAAGGTAACTGTAAAGAATAAAAAACCAAAGATTAGAGTTAATCCTACTGCTGGCTCTCAATGTGCCTTAGTTACGGTTTATGGTGAAGACTTTGGTGCGACAGAGACGGTTCAGATTGACTTTGGGTTACATCTTAATATTACTACTGGCATGACTAATGCCGAAGGCTCATTTACTACCTTTTTTACTGTCGATACGCAACCGGTTGGCACAGTCTCAGTAGTCGCTACCGGTATTGATTCACACCTGAGGGCCTCTGCAGATTTCACTATTACTGCACTACACTATATCAAAGGATATATTCGCTATGCGAATGGTGAAGGAATTCCAGGCATCAAAGTCTATTTAATGAGCCCAATAGTAGATGACTGTTTTATCACTTCATCTGATGGTTATTATGAATTTACCGGTTTGCCCACCGGATATTATCGTGTAAGACCATATAAAGAATGGTATACATTTGAGCCAGCAGGAAGGGAATACCGCATACTTACTGCCAGTTGCGATAATCAGAACTACATCGGGACACCACAGAGGTATTATATTAAAGGTAGATGTAACACAGAGGCAGATGAAGGGATAGGTGGAGTGCAGGTAGTTTTATCAGGTTCTGTGCAGGCAACCTATACTACTAATGCCAGTGGATATTATGCCTTCTGGGATGTTCCGGCGGGCACATATACCATCACCCCTTATAGGCAATTCTATACCTTTGTTCCGGCAAATAGAATCCTTCCTAACATAGATTTCCATCAAGCAGGACAGGATTTTGTTGGCACATCTACTACTGTAGAAAGATATTATATCAAAGGAACTATCACGGATATGAGTCATAATCCGTTAGCCGGGGTAAGGGTATATCTGTTTGGCACGATGGATAATGTTTTTATCACCAGAGCAGATGGTTATTATGAATTTACCAATCTTGAGTCAGGTTATTATCGAACCAGCCTGTGGAAACAAGGATATACCTTCGAACCATCTGGCAGAAGATATGAATACCTGTGTAGCCATTATGAGCATCAAGACTTTGACGATGATGGTCCACCACAAGGAATTCAACCACCACCACCTACCAGTACACTCACATCGCTATTCTTTGTAGTAAAGGATAATGCAGGAAAAGGAATACCAGGGGCAAAGATTACACTGATGCCATTAAATGTAGAAAATGTAGTGAGGGTCTTCAGACCCGTTGGGGAAAACGCAGAAAATGTAGTGAGGGTCTTCAGACCCGTTGGGGAAAACGCATCTAAAGATGCTCACTACAGACCCGTCTCGGCTGAGATTATCACTGATGAAAATGGTATGGCAGATATGGTCAAGCCTATCTGGGAATTGTCTGGTAACTACACCATAAAGGTGGTAAAGTTAGGGTATAACTGTGAAAGTGAGGAGATTACTATTACGGATGAGGAATCGGTTTTTGACCTTGACTTTGTCTTAGAAGCATCACAGCCGTTACCACCCCAGAATAAACTTTACCAGAATTACCCAAATCCATTCAATCCCAATCAGGAAGAAACACAGATTCCGTATGATTTAGCCGTGAATGCTCATATAGTCATTAAGATTTACAACATTGCTGGAGAATTAGTCAGGACATTAGAGGAAGATAAACTTGCCGGGTCAAATATTACTACCCCATGGAATGGTAGAAATGATGATGGTGATATTGTCTCCAACGGCGTCTATTTCTATCAATTACATATTGGTGGAAGTGTAGTTGGGACTAAGAAGATATTAGTAATAAAATAGGACGCAGATGTACAGGATTTACAGGATTTTTAAAAAATATTATCCTAATAATCTACGGAGAAAAATCTTGCGTCCCAAAAAAGGAGGTAAAATAAAATGTTAAACAAAAAGGTACAACAGGTAAGTATAACTCTATTTCTTTCTTTACTCTCTACTCTCTACTTTCTACTTCCTAATGCCGAGGCAGGGGCGGATACCGGCGCTGATTTCTTAAAGCTGGGCGTAGGAGCAAGGGCATCTGCAATGGGTGAGGCATTTTGTGCCGTAGCAGATAGTGTTGACTCTATTTATTACAATCCGGCAGGATTAGCCCGGCTGAAACAAAAAGAGGTCTCTGCAATGTATGGCGATAAACGAGAGGATACTGCCCGCACATCATTAGTTTATGCCCAGCCACTACAAGAATGGGAAGCTGGTGGCGTATTAGGAATAGGTATCATCTATCAAGACTTAGGTGAGATAGAACTGCGTGATAAATCTAATCAACCACAAGGTTCTATCAATCCCGCTGAGTTTGCCGTGATTTTCTCCTATGCGAAAAAGTCTTATGAAAATCTATTATTAGGTGGGAATGTAAAATACATCCAACGCGAGCTTAAGAAAATAAAGGCTAAAGCCGTTGCCTTTGACCTTGGTCTCCTATATTTCCCGCAAATCCCAAAATTCCTAAACCTCTCAGGAACAGGTTTAACTACAGGTCTGTGTCTGGAGAATATAGGTAGTAAGATAAAGGGTGATGAGTTGCCGTTAAACTTACGGCTTGGTGTAGCGTATTCGCCTTTAAATAATCTCTGCTGTAGTTTAGATGTGAACCAACACCTTTATAATTCCGACTTATGTTGGAATCTTGGGCTTGAATATAGATATAGTTTGTTGGCTGTCCGACTGGGCTATTTTGACAAAGGAAGACAGATAAAGGGATTGAGTTATGGGTTTGGAATAAAGTATCTGGGTTATCAGCTTGACTTTGCTAATCTTGCCAGTGGTGAGATGGAAAATGCAGAAGATATGAACCGCATATCCCTCTCAGTGAGTTGGTAGCCGCAGGCTTGTATCCTGCGTAGCTCGGGTCAGTTCTGAAGAGTAAATTTCCACCTGTGCGATTAGACTAATTCATCGCAGAGACGCAAAGGAAAAATAAATGTAAAATGTAAAATAGGAAATGAAAAATGGGAAATTTTAGTACTTCGCAAGACTCATTACCTTTCAGTTATACATTTTCATTTTACATTTCTCATTTTACATTATCCATTTTACATTTAACCGCACAGGTGGAAAATTCTCTGCGTCTCTGTGCCTCTGCGGTGAACAATTACGAAAAATTTCTCTCTTCAAACAAAAGCAAAAAGGAGGTGGTAAGATATTTCAACGCTGGCGAAGAGTTAACATAAAAATCTAAAACAAAAGGAGGTGAAAAAAAATGAAAAAACTAACATTACTTACTATGCTTGTCCTTGGGCTACTTGCTACCGCTACCTATACAACTACAGTATACGCAGAAGATACACAAGCTTATTATACGCAGAACAACACACCTGTTCCTTCATCTATTGCATGGGGAACTGGAGTGAATACACCCTACCAGAGCTTCGGTGGAGGTCCCTGCGTAGCAACAATGACCCATACTTTTTACTATGACAGAGAATGTATAGTAGTGGATATTGATGATGACCACCTTGAATGGACATCCAGAGCGGGTGAGGCTGATTATATGATTATGTGGACAAATATCTATGCCTGGGCAGCGGCTACTGGAACATATTATTTGCAGATAACTGCTACAGGAACTGACCATATAAAGAGAAGTGATGGAGCGACTATCACCACATCCTATGCGTTAGTACCACCAAGTGGTCCACATCCTACTCCAGGTGATTTTATCCTGGCACCAGCCTTCAATGGTAATCTACCAAATACTCCAATTGAGGGTGTCAATGGTTCCCCAGTAAGATATGATAGAGACCTGTGGGCAAGGGTCCAACCAACCAACAATAATCCATTAGGAAAATACGAGGATGTATTCTACCTCACCTTTGCAATTACACTGACACCGTAGGAGGAACACACTATAAGAGTAGCAGTGTAGAACGAGAAGTAAGAGAGACCTGTTTCCTTTTTGTCGGAGAGGGGCGGGTCTCTCTTTTTTATAGCGGTTATTAACTGGAAGTTTACATAGGATAATACCCATAAATAAGGCATGAGAATAATCGTTCCGTTAGGAACATAATATTGGTAGGAATAGATAGACAAATCAATCAGTTCCGTAGGAACGATATATTGGTAGGAATAGATAGACAAATCAATACAGTTCCGTAGGAACGATATATTGGTAGAAAATTTAATTCTAAGTAAAGTTTTGAATAATAACTGCTATATTCTTTGTGTCCTCTGCGTCTCTGCGGTGAAAAACTATTTTAATTTTTTCTCTTCCCTTTTATACATTTTTATGGTAAAATACTAATATGCTAAAGAAATTTATCTTAATGTTATTTATATTATTTCCAACTATTAGTAATGCAGGTAATTGGGTAGCGTTTAAAGAAGGTATTACTTCGCCTACAAAGCCTGAGATTATAGTTGTAAAAGAGGATGCTTCAGGTATTACCTTAGATGCAAGTATCTTGGGGATGAAGGTAGAAGCACGGAGCACGGAGCACGGAGCACGAAGTGTAGGGACAGAGATATTTCAGTTGCTTAGTATTCCAGGGCATGAATATAGCTATACCCAGGAAGTAGGCAAACCCAAACTGCCATTCCTTCAAATTCTCCTTGCCATCCCGGATGATGTAGAAATTAATCTTTCCTCTATTTCTACTTCCCACTTCCCACTTCCTACTTCCTACTTAATCTATCCCGTGCCAAAGCAAGTAATCAAGACCACCCCTGAAGGCTACAAATACATCGCTGAGGAGTTCTACATAGATGAAGATTTCTACAAGCAAGACATCTGGTATCCGCAAGAGGATAAAGTTATCACTTATCATACCAGTTATCTTCGTGACCAGCGGATACTTTATCTACAAATCCATCCTATTCAGTTTAACCCGGCAAAAAATCAGCTTCAGGCTTATTCTAATCTGAAGATAGAGATAAAATACATGGCTAAAAAGGGCAGAAGTATTTCGTTAAAGCAGTCAAAGATGGCAGAGCCTTTTGCTAATGTCTTGCAGAAATCTGTATTGAATTACCTAGGCTACGGGTCTAAAGACCCTCACTACTTTCGTGCACCTAAAAGAATAGGCACGGTTACTTACCCCAGTATCCTTAAAAGCCCCAATAACTCAGCAGATTATTTGATTATCACTTCTTCATCTTATTACCATAATTCTGATGTAGCCAGACTGGCTGAACATCGTGCTGAGTTCAACGGCTTTGATGTGGCTGTGGTTAATACTACCTCTATCTACAATGAATTCCCTATTACCGATAAAGGCACAACTACATCTATTAAGGACTTCATCAGATATGTCTATTATAATTGGTCTGCCCCATCTATGGAGGATAATCATCTGGGATATATCCTTATATTTGGGGATGGGGAGGAGACCCGGGATTCTTATGTTCCATCTAAAGAGATTCGAGAGATATATCCAACTATAAGAAATCCGGTATCTGACCCGTGGTATGCTTGTATTAATGATGAAGATTTGGATTGGAGCTACTGGACAGTGGATATAATGATTGGACGATTGCCTGTAGAGACTGGGACAGATGCAAAGACAATGGTAGATAAAACAATCGGCTATGAAAAGACCCCTGAGTTAGGTCAATGGCGTAACAAGATTTTATTAGTTACAGGCGAAGATGGTCTTGAACTCACAGTAATAAAGGATAATTACCTTTTACCTGCCGGGTTTGAAGTCGCTGAAACTACCCGCGGTGATGAGGTGTTTAATGCCATAGATAGTGGTCAATTATTGGTCTCCTATTCTGGACATGGTGTCCCATTCGGATGGGCAACGAATCCTGCTTTTTCTGCTGAGCACGATGTCTCAAAACTCTCTAATAGAGGCAAACTACCTGTAGTTTTAGCCGCTGCTTGTGATACCGCTTGTTTTCAATATGATTATGATTATGTTATAGGAGAAACATTCCTCACAAAAGAAAATGGAGGGGCTATTGCCTATTGGGGGGCATCTGATCCTACTGGGGCAAATACTGATATATTCATTATAAAGGCATACCAGTTCATAGCCGACTACACCCCAAATACCTTCTATCTTGGACAAATAACCCTTAATACCTATTTTCAGTCATTACCACAAGAATGGAACCTATTAGGAGACCCTGCACTAACTATCTCACGGGTAGGTCTTGAACCAGGTAAGGCAGAGTTAGAGGTTGAACCAGTTGATATCAGGTTTAATCCCCAATCCCCTAAACCTGGCCAGCAGACAAATATCTCTGCAATTATCCATAATCTCGGGGATATAGATGCAAAAGATGTATTAGTCCAATTCTTCCTTGGCAAACCTGGTGAGGGTGGGATGGAAATAGGCTCTAAAACAATCCCTGCCATCAAGAGTAATGACCAGGAAACAGCAGTCATAGATTGGAAACAAAATCTACCTATCGGAGAATATCCAATCTATGTAATAATCAATCCTTATAATACCATTTTAGAAGCAGGGACAATCAATAATACCACCTGTAAATCTATAGAGATAAATTTCTATCAAGAAGGCTATCCTAAAATCCCTGAGGGAGGATTTACCATAGAAAACTCTCCTGTCATAGGAGATGTAGATGGGGATGAGGATTTAGAAGTGATGGCTTGTGCAGGAGGATATGTGTATATCTGGCATCATAATGGTTCGCCACTAAATAATTGGTATAAGATAATCCCTGACCTTGCAACACCTTCTCCTCCTCTTTTAGCCGAGGTGGATAATGATGATGGATTAGAGGTGATAAAGAATGGTGGTGGAGGATTCTACATCTTAAGGTCTGATGGTAGTAATCTCGCTGGTTTCCCAATCTCAGGGTCAAATACAAGCAGTCCTGCCCTTGGAGATATAGATGGAGATGGGGATTTAGAGATTGCTATAGGGATGAACAATAAATTCTATCTCTTCCATCATACCGGAGAATTAGTAAAAGGAGATTGGCCTATAGATATAGCCGTAAACCAGAACTATCACCCAATGATAGCAGATATAGATAGAGATGGTCATCTTGAAATTATTGTCCTTGCTGATAAGATATATGTCTTTAATAGCGAAGGTAAGTTAATTCCTGGGCAATGGCCTAAGAGTATCTCAGGGTATATATTTACTAATGGATTGGCTATAGGTAATATTGATAATGATGATGAATTAGAGATTCTCATTGTGACACAAGAGGAACCAAAGATATTTTTGCACGCCTTGAATTATGATGGAACTAATGTGACAGGTTATCCGAAACAGGTAGGAGGAATGGATTATGACTATCCATATTCAGTTACCCCTGGAGATATTGACAATGATAAAGAAATGGAAATAATTATTGATTGTAGAAAATCTATATATGTATTAAATTCTGATGGTAGTGATTTTCCAGGTTGGCCCAAAGGAGGAAGGGAAAGGGGACCATCTTATCCAGTAATTGCAAATGTAGATGGAGATAAAGTCTTAGAGATTATAGAAAGTAGAGATGATATGAAGGGAACGGTCACTATTTGGAATAATGATGGGACTAATCAAACAGATTTGTTTTTGAAACCAGGGGATAAAAGGACATCACCCTTTGTTGTGGGAGATATGGATTTAGATGGAGATATAGAAGTAATCTGTGGTGGGGAGGATTATAAAGACTTAGGTCGGGCATTACCAAAGATTTACATCTGGGACTACTGGGGCAGTTGTACCGCTGGGGCACTGGAATGGCCGATGGCAAATCACGATATGCGCCGGACTAATTGCTATAATACAGATATTGTCCCCCCTTCTCGCATAACTGACCTTAAGGCGCTTAATCCCAAACCTACCTCTATTGACTTAACCTGGACTGCACCTGGTGATGACAAAGATAAAGGCTCTTCTACCTGCTACTACATCCGCTACGCTACCTGGACCATTACCCCACAAAACTGGCACCTGACTAATAAAGCTACATCCACTATTGTTCCCAAAGATGCTGGCTCTCCTGAATCTTTTACCGTCCCTAACCTCTGCCCAACTACCACCTACTACTTCTGTATTCGCGCCAGGGATGATGACTTCAATCTCTCCCCACTTTCTAATATCACCTTTGAGAAAACACTGTCACCAGCAATGATTACCCTGATTTCACCTACAAGAGGTGTAGTAGGTAAGCGGGTTACTATTAGCGGGTGCAATTTCTACCCGACAGAGACCATTCGCATAGAATTTGGCAATACTACCACTATTGCTCTATCTACCTGTGTTGGTGGTTCTTTTACTACTACCTTTACCGTTAATGACCAGGGATTTGGCACGATAACCATTACTGCCTATGGACTTATTTCAGGATATGAGGCAAGGGCGTCCTTTTATATCACTGCCGTAGAATATTTTCTGTTTGCCACAATTTCCTCTCCCCAAATAGCCGGGACAGGATTTCGAATAAAGATGACTGCTTATGATGAATTTGGTGATGTAGTGCTAAATTTCAAAGATAAAGTTGGACTCTCTGACCTTTCTCAAACCATTCAACCTACTATCACCTCTAACTTCACTGATGGCATCTGGGATGGCACAGTTAGCATCACCAGAGCAGGCACGAGCGCGATTACTGCAGGTTACCAGAGTAAGACAGGCACAAGCAATCCATTTTATGTCTGGCCAGGCGAGCCAGTTAAATTCATCGTCTATCCTGAAAATCCTATCTACATCCTGGCAGGGGGTTCAGTAAGCATCACTGCCCAATTAAGCGATGTTTATGGTAATGCGGTTGGGTCTGCAGGGATTAGTTGTAATTTAGAGGTAGTGGTGCTTTCTGGTAAAGCAGGAACACTATCTGCCACCACTTCTACTACCACCAATACCGGTCAGATAAACACTATTACCTACTGGGTTTCCCCTCATGCCAACGATAAAGTCAGGATAAAACTCCTATCTACTCTACCACCTGCTACCTCCGGCACTATTACTACCACTTCTGGCGAATTAGCAATGTTCACCTTCGATACTATTGCTACCCAGACTGCGGGGATGAATTTCCCCATTAAAATCACCGCCAGAGATGCCTACGAAAATCCTATCCCTTTTACCAGGACAGTAACTCTAATTGACTTCAGTAACAGCCTTAAACCTACACAGACTACTTCATTTATAGATGGTCTGTGGGCTGGATTTGGCTCTATCACCGTAAGAGGCACTACCAGTATTACTGTGATTTATGGGGATATTCGAGGCACAAGTAACACCTTCTGGGTCTGTGGCGGCGAGGTAGAGTATTTTGTCATTAGCAGCATAACTACTCAAACCGCAGGTATTAGTTTCCCAGTCAGCATCAATGCCTATGACCGCTGGAGAAATATTGCTGATATGTTTAACTCATCCGCCATACTAACTGATACCAGCCACAGCATTAGCCCGACTAAAACCACAAACTTTAGCCTGGGCATCTGGGATGGCACAGCTAGCATCACCAAAGCAGGCACAACCACGATTATGGCAGGTTATCAAGGTAAAACAGGCACAAGCAATCCCTTCTTTATTACCCCCAGTAGCCTCGACCATTTCTTAATCGGCACTATCACCAATCAAATTGCTGGGATAGATTTTCCTGTCGTCCTCACTGCAAAAGATGCCTACAACAATACAGTAAGCACCTTTACCGATAAGGTGCAATTGGAAGATACCAGCCTAACATTGAATCCAAAGATAACTGATAATTTTGTGGCAGGTATCTGGGATAGTATTGGCTCTATTACCAGAACAGGCACTACCTCGATTACAGCAAGTTACCAGGGAAAAACAGGCACAAGCAATCCCTTCTTAGTTAGCCATAACATTCTTGCCCATTTTCTGATGGGGACTATTAGCAATTGTGTAGCAGGCGTTCCTTTTCCCATAACCATTATGGCACAAGATTCTTACGGTAACACGATGCTTAACTTTAGTGATAAAGTCCAGTTAGAGGATAGCTCGCTGAGCTTGAATCCGAAGTTAACCACCAACTTTGTGGCAGGTATCTGGGATGGCATTGGCTCTATTACCAGAACAGGCACAACCTCGATTATGGCAGGTTACCAGGGGAAAACAGGCACAAGCAATCCCTTCTTAGTTAGCCATAACCGCCTTGACCATTTTCTGATTGGGACTATTAGCAATTGTCTTGCGGGCATTCCTTTTCCCATCACCATTATGGCACAAGATTCTTACGGTAACACGATGCTTAACTTTAGTGATAAAGTCCAGTTAGAGGATACCTCACTGACCTTAAATCCGAAGCTAACCACCAACTTTATGGCAGGTATCTGGGATGGCATTGGTTCTATTACCAGAACAGGCACAACCT
Protein-coding sequences here:
- a CDS encoding PorV/PorQ family protein — protein: MLNKKVQQVSITLFLSLLSTLYFLLPNAEAGADTGADFLKLGVGARASAMGEAFCAVADSVDSIYYNPAGLARLKQKEVSAMYGDKREDTARTSLVYAQPLQEWEAGGVLGIGIIYQDLGEIELRDKSNQPQGSINPAEFAVIFSYAKKSYENLLLGGNVKYIQRELKKIKAKAVAFDLGLLYFPQIPKFLNLSGTGLTTGLCLENIGSKIKGDELPLNLRLGVAYSPLNNLCCSLDVNQHLYNSDLCWNLGLEYRYSLLAVRLGYFDKGRQIKGLSYGFGIKYLGYQLDFANLASGEMENAEDMNRISLSVSW